A stretch of the Streptomyces sp. NBC_01428 genome encodes the following:
- a CDS encoding SAM-dependent methyltransferase, which produces MTATTGLRANGRWRGWREATHEALYGPAGFYRRPEGPAGHFRTSVHASPLFAEAVARLLCRLDSALGRPGELAFVDMAAGRGELAAGVLSALPAEVAARVRAYAVERAGRPAGLDARIAWRAEPPRGITGLLFANEWLDNVPVDVAEVDTEGVPRLVLVGDDGSERLGEPVGGPDEEWLRTWWWPPSAGPSEGSRAEIGLPRDLAWADAVASLDRGLAVAVDYAHFAGQRPPFGTLTGFRDGRETAPVPDGSCDITAHVALDACARPGGHLTTQRAALRALGVSAARPPLTLASTDPAGYVRALAGAGAAAELTAPGGLGDFGWLIRPVGLRDTAESVAAEGDPFAALLVDVPDDEEQ; this is translated from the coding sequence GTGACAGCGACGACAGGCCTCAGGGCGAACGGCCGGTGGCGCGGGTGGCGCGAGGCGACACACGAGGCGCTGTACGGGCCCGCCGGCTTCTACCGCAGGCCCGAGGGGCCCGCGGGGCACTTCCGGACCTCGGTGCACGCGTCGCCGCTCTTCGCGGAGGCCGTGGCGCGGCTGCTGTGCCGTCTGGACAGCGCGCTCGGCCGGCCCGGGGAGCTGGCGTTCGTCGACATGGCGGCCGGCCGCGGCGAGCTGGCGGCCGGGGTGCTCTCCGCTCTCCCCGCCGAGGTGGCCGCCCGCGTGCGCGCGTACGCGGTGGAGCGCGCCGGCCGTCCCGCCGGTCTGGACGCCCGGATCGCCTGGCGCGCCGAGCCGCCGCGCGGGATCACCGGGCTGCTCTTCGCCAACGAGTGGCTGGACAACGTGCCGGTCGACGTCGCCGAGGTGGACACGGAGGGGGTGCCGCGCCTGGTCCTCGTGGGCGACGACGGCTCCGAACGCCTCGGGGAGCCGGTCGGCGGCCCGGACGAGGAGTGGCTGCGCACCTGGTGGTGGCCGCCGTCCGCCGGCCCTTCCGAGGGCTCACGTGCCGAGATCGGGCTGCCCCGGGACCTGGCCTGGGCCGACGCGGTGGCCTCGCTCGACCGGGGGCTCGCGGTCGCCGTCGACTACGCCCACTTCGCCGGGCAGCGGCCGCCCTTCGGGACCCTCACCGGGTTCCGCGACGGACGGGAGACGGCACCGGTGCCGGACGGTTCGTGCGACATCACCGCCCATGTGGCGCTGGACGCGTGCGCACGGCCCGGAGGGCACCTGACGACGCAGCGCGCGGCGCTTCGGGCGCTGGGCGTGAGCGCCGCGCGCCCCCCGCTCACGCTCGCGTCGACGGACCCCGCCGGCTACGTCCGTGCCCTCGCGGGCGCCGGGGCGGCGGCGGAACTCACCGCGCCGGGCGGCCTCGGGGACTTCGGCTGGCTGATCCGTCCCGTCGGCCTCCGGGACACCGCCGAATCCGTCGCCGCGGAGGGCGACCCCTTCGCGGCGCTACTTGTCGATGTCCCCGACGACGAAGAACAGTGA
- a CDS encoding NADH-quinone oxidoreductase subunit D — translation MTPTTETMVGIGGAAESTDMVLNIGPQHPSTHGVLRLKLVLDGERIQHAEPVVGYMHRGAEKLFEARDYRQIIMLANRHDWLSAFSNELGVVLAVERMLGMEVPARAVWTRTLLAELNRVLNHLMFLGSYPLELGGITPIFHAFTEREELQHVMEEISGGRMHYMFNRVGGLKEDLPAGWATRARASVAALRSRMGVYDDLVLGNEIFRGRTRGVGALSAEAVHAYGVSGPVARASGVDFDLRRDEPYLAYGELQDTLRVVTRQEGDCLARFECLLEQTHVSLDLADACLDRLAELPPGPINQRLPKVLKAPEGHTYAWTENPLGINGYYLVSKGEKTPYRLKLRSASYNNIQALTELLPGTLVADMVAILGSLFFVVGDIDK, via the coding sequence ATGACTCCTACGACGGAGACCATGGTCGGTATCGGCGGCGCCGCGGAGAGCACCGACATGGTGCTCAACATCGGCCCCCAGCACCCGTCCACGCACGGTGTGCTGCGGCTGAAGCTCGTGCTCGACGGCGAGCGGATCCAGCACGCGGAGCCGGTCGTCGGCTACATGCACCGCGGCGCGGAGAAGCTCTTCGAGGCGCGCGACTACCGCCAGATCATCATGCTGGCCAACCGCCACGACTGGCTGTCCGCCTTCTCGAACGAGCTGGGCGTCGTCCTCGCCGTGGAGCGGATGCTCGGTATGGAGGTGCCCGCGCGCGCGGTGTGGACCCGCACGCTCCTCGCCGAACTGAACCGCGTCCTCAACCATCTGATGTTCCTGGGGTCCTATCCCCTGGAGCTGGGCGGGATCACCCCGATCTTCCACGCCTTCACGGAGCGCGAGGAACTGCAGCACGTCATGGAGGAGATCTCCGGCGGGCGCATGCACTACATGTTCAACCGGGTCGGCGGCCTCAAGGAGGACCTCCCGGCCGGATGGGCCACCCGCGCGCGTGCCTCCGTCGCCGCGCTGCGCTCGCGGATGGGCGTGTACGACGACCTGGTGCTCGGCAACGAGATCTTCCGGGGGCGGACCCGCGGTGTGGGCGCCCTCTCGGCGGAGGCCGTGCACGCCTACGGAGTGAGCGGTCCCGTCGCGCGCGCCTCCGGTGTCGACTTCGACCTGCGCCGCGACGAGCCCTACCTCGCCTACGGGGAGCTCCAGGACACCCTGCGCGTGGTCACCCGGCAGGAGGGCGACTGCCTGGCCCGCTTCGAGTGCCTCCTGGAGCAGACCCACGTCTCCCTGGACCTCGCGGACGCCTGCCTGGACCGGCTCGCCGAGCTGCCGCCCGGGCCGATCAACCAGCGGCTGCCCAAGGTCCTGAAGGCGCCCGAGGGCCACACGTACGCGTGGACCGAGAACCCGCTCGGCATCAACGGCTACTACCTCGTCAGCAAGGGCGAGAAGACGCCGTACCGGCTGAAGCTGCGCTCCGCGTCGTACAACAACATCCAGGCGCTCACCGAGCTGCTGCCCGGCACGCTGGTCGCCGACATGGTGGCGATCCTCGGGTCACTGTTCTTCGTCGTCGGGGACATCGACAAGTAG
- a CDS encoding PH domain-containing protein, giving the protein METGSTQTAENATPEPVWTGLPPGLLRMRRLLLVVWLGLLTVAVGVLLGVFAGPGWALFALLPLAVAGWGWRMLGRNWRSWRYAERADDLLISRGVLWREETVVPYGRMQLVEVTSGPVERHFGLASVQLHTAAAATDACIPGLDPAEAERLRDRLTELGEARSAGL; this is encoded by the coding sequence ATGGAGACGGGGAGCACGCAGACGGCCGAGAACGCGACGCCCGAGCCGGTCTGGACGGGGCTGCCCCCGGGGCTGCTGCGGATGCGCCGACTGCTGCTGGTGGTGTGGCTCGGGCTGCTGACGGTCGCCGTCGGGGTGCTCCTCGGCGTGTTCGCGGGCCCCGGCTGGGCCCTGTTCGCGCTGCTCCCGCTCGCCGTGGCCGGATGGGGCTGGCGCATGCTGGGCCGCAACTGGCGCTCCTGGCGGTACGCCGAGCGCGCCGACGACCTGCTGATCAGCCGGGGCGTGCTGTGGCGTGAGGAGACCGTGGTGCCGTACGGGCGCATGCAACTGGTCGAGGTGACCTCCGGGCCGGTGGAGCGGCACTTCGGGCTGGCCAGCGTGCAGCTGCACACGGCGGCCGCCGCCACCGACGCCTGCATCCCCGGGCTCGACCCGGCCGAGGCGGAGCGGCTGCGCGACCGGCTGACCGAGCTCGGCGAAGCCCGATCGGCGGGCCTGTGA
- a CDS encoding PH domain-containing protein, with translation MPDDGAVTGQEPSSERRLHPVTPFRRAWAPVAVIAGWAVHDPNQAQEQLTRLTTTALLVGLAVIVPGAALYGFLSWWFTHFAVTDTELRIRTGLLFRRTAHIRLDRLQAVDVTQPLLARVAGVAKLKLDVVGADKKDELAYLGESEARTLRAVLLARAAGFTPEAAREVGEAPVRRLLHVPPGVLAVSLVLTGATWGSLAAALVVPPLLWFATHSVWTVLATGLPLLGAAGASSVGRFVGEYDWTVGESPDGLRIDHGLLDRAHETVPPGRVQTVRIVEPLLWRRRGWVRVELDVAGSSNSVLVPVAPREVAEAVIAAVLPGVTVPAALDRPPRRARWCLPFWWRGYGLAVTDTVFAARHGLLRRSLSLVPHAKVQSVRLTQGPWERFKGLADVHVDTGAGKTVTARLRDTAEARALLQAQADRSRTGRREARPDRWMA, from the coding sequence CTGCCGGACGACGGCGCCGTGACCGGACAGGAGCCGTCGTCCGAGCGCCGACTGCACCCCGTGACGCCGTTCCGGCGGGCCTGGGCACCGGTCGCCGTGATCGCCGGCTGGGCCGTCCACGACCCCAACCAGGCGCAGGAACAGCTCACCCGGCTCACCACGACGGCGCTGCTCGTCGGGCTCGCCGTGATCGTGCCGGGCGCGGCCCTGTACGGCTTCCTGAGCTGGTGGTTCACCCACTTCGCGGTGACGGACACGGAACTGCGCATCCGTACGGGGCTGTTGTTCCGCCGCACCGCGCACATCCGGCTCGACCGGCTCCAGGCCGTCGACGTCACCCAGCCGCTGCTGGCCCGTGTCGCGGGCGTCGCCAAGCTGAAGCTCGACGTGGTCGGGGCGGACAAGAAGGACGAACTGGCCTACCTGGGCGAGAGCGAGGCCCGCACGCTCCGTGCCGTGCTCCTCGCCCGCGCGGCCGGGTTCACGCCCGAGGCCGCCCGCGAGGTCGGCGAGGCACCGGTGCGGCGGCTGCTGCACGTGCCGCCCGGAGTCCTCGCCGTCTCCCTGGTGCTGACCGGCGCCACCTGGGGCTCCCTGGCCGCCGCACTCGTCGTACCGCCGCTGCTGTGGTTCGCCACGCACAGCGTGTGGACGGTCCTCGCGACCGGCCTCCCGCTGCTCGGCGCGGCGGGCGCGAGCAGCGTGGGGCGGTTCGTCGGCGAGTACGACTGGACGGTGGGCGAGTCCCCCGACGGGCTGCGCATCGACCACGGGCTCCTGGACCGCGCGCACGAGACGGTGCCGCCCGGCCGGGTGCAGACCGTGCGGATCGTCGAGCCGCTGCTCTGGCGGCGGCGCGGCTGGGTCCGCGTGGAACTGGACGTGGCGGGGTCGTCGAACTCGGTCCTCGTGCCGGTCGCTCCGCGCGAGGTGGCCGAGGCCGTGATCGCCGCGGTGCTGCCCGGGGTGACCGTCCCGGCGGCCCTGGACCGGCCGCCGCGGCGGGCCCGCTGGTGCCTGCCGTTCTGGTGGCGGGGCTACGGACTCGCCGTCACCGACACGGTCTTCGCGGCGCGGCACGGCCTGCTCCGGCGCAGCCTCTCGCTGGTCCCGCACGCGAAGGTGCAGAGCGTCCGGCTGACGCAGGGGCCCTGGGAGCGGTTCAAGGGACTCGCCGACGTGCACGTCGACACGGGCGCGGGCAAGACGGTGACGGCACGGCTGCGGGACACCGCCGAGGCGAGGGCACTGCTTCAGGCGCAGGCGGACCGATCCCGCACGGGACGGCGGGAGGCCCGGCCGGACCGGTGGATGGCCTGA
- a CDS encoding alpha/beta hydrolase codes for MGLTSNKVLVLAVLLAVLLFAGTVWWWPRLARRTWRAVSGRVGLLLATQLALFACVGLGTNQAFGFYASWADLLGQERGEGVVVNHNGARGAGGGPLQVVDTQRVNVSGGARPWIGGQIQKIDVVGRTTRIATPAYVYLPPEYFQPRYRARTFPAVTVLTGYPGTAGALVKGLHYPQTVSRLAKNGRIQPMILVMLRPTVAPPRDTECVDVPGGPQAESFFARDLPEAVSAHYRVGTKPGSWGVIGDSTGGYCALKLAVHHPGVYAAGAGLSPYYKAPIDRTTGDLFHGDKGLRDRADLRWYLRNRPAPDTSLLVSSSRMGESNYKDTLGFIDLVKATRRTRISSIILDSGGHNFNTWRREIPAALQWMSGRLGG; via the coding sequence ATGGGTCTCACGAGCAACAAGGTGCTGGTACTGGCGGTCCTGCTCGCCGTCCTGCTGTTCGCGGGCACGGTGTGGTGGTGGCCGCGGCTGGCGCGGCGCACCTGGCGGGCCGTCAGCGGGCGCGTCGGCCTGCTGCTGGCCACCCAGTTGGCGCTGTTCGCCTGCGTCGGACTCGGCACCAACCAGGCATTCGGGTTCTACGCCAGCTGGGCCGACCTGCTCGGCCAGGAGCGCGGCGAGGGCGTGGTCGTGAACCACAACGGCGCGCGGGGTGCGGGCGGCGGCCCCCTCCAAGTGGTCGACACCCAGCGGGTGAACGTCTCGGGCGGCGCCCGGCCCTGGATCGGCGGCCAGATCCAGAAGATCGACGTCGTCGGCCGCACGACCCGGATCGCCACACCGGCGTACGTCTATCTGCCGCCCGAGTACTTCCAGCCGCGCTACCGGGCCCGGACGTTCCCCGCCGTCACCGTGCTGACCGGCTATCCGGGAACCGCGGGTGCCCTCGTCAAGGGGCTGCACTACCCGCAGACCGTGAGCCGGCTGGCCAAGAACGGCAGGATCCAGCCGATGATCCTGGTCATGCTGCGCCCGACCGTGGCGCCCCCGAGGGACACCGAGTGCGTGGACGTCCCGGGCGGACCGCAGGCCGAGTCCTTCTTCGCCAGGGATCTGCCCGAGGCCGTGTCGGCCCACTACCGGGTCGGCACGAAGCCCGGGAGCTGGGGCGTCATCGGCGACTCGACGGGCGGCTACTGCGCGCTGAAGCTGGCCGTCCACCACCCCGGGGTGTACGCCGCGGGCGCGGGCCTGTCGCCGTACTACAAGGCGCCCATCGACCGGACGACGGGCGACCTCTTCCACGGCGACAAGGGACTGCGCGACAGGGCGGACCTGCGCTGGTACCTGAGGAACCGTCCCGCGCCCGACACCTCACTGCTCGTCAGCAGCAGCAGGATGGGCGAGTCCAACTACAAGGACACGCTGGGCTTCATAGACCTCGTGAAGGCGACCCGGCGGACCCGGATCTCGTCGATCATCCTCGACAGCGGCGGCCACAACTTCAACACGTGGCGGCGGGAGATCCCGGCGGCGCTCCAGTGGATGAGCGGACGGCTGGGCGGCTGA
- a CDS encoding phosphatidylglycerol lysyltransferase domain-containing protein, with product MRRILRGPSPDAVPALIARACTLVGLLDIAAGVFPRFRHSRMHALAEVLPGSFGPFAAALSLSAGVLLLLLAHGLRRRKRRAWRAAVVLLPLGAVAQFAYRHSLIGVVISAALLAPLLRHRDEFAALPDPRSRWRALANFVLMGAGSLVLGLLIVSVHENRMIGDPSLADRITHVLYGLVGFEGPVDYAGPTSWTVAFSLGALGWLTAVTTVYLAFRPEHPAARLTEDDEVRLRALLDRHGSRDSLGHFALRRDKAVVFSPSGKAAVTYRVVSGVMLASGDPIGDVEAWPGAIERFMDEARAHSWTPAVMGCSETGGEVWTRETGLDALELGDEAVVDVADFSLAGRAMRNVRQMVKRIERAGYETRVRRIRDLGEGELDRIRRAAEDWRGTDTERGFSMALGRIGDPSDGDCLIATAHKADDRPGPYGDLKAVLHFVPWGTDGVSLDLMRRDRAADPGMNELLIVAALQAAPRLGVERVSLNFAMFRSALARGEKIGAGPVLRAWRGLLVFLSRWFQIESLYKFNAKFRPRWEPRFVVYASSRDLPRIGLAAMQAEGFVNLALPRLLRRRPRAPRPCAHAPAERDVRAA from the coding sequence ATGCGGCGCATACTCCGCGGTCCGAGCCCGGACGCCGTCCCCGCCCTGATCGCCAGGGCCTGCACGCTCGTCGGTCTCCTGGACATCGCCGCGGGCGTCTTCCCGCGCTTCCGTCACAGCCGTATGCACGCCCTCGCGGAGGTGCTGCCCGGCTCGTTCGGCCCGTTCGCCGCGGCCCTGTCGCTCAGCGCCGGCGTGCTCCTGCTGCTGCTCGCCCACGGGCTGCGGCGCCGCAAGCGCCGGGCCTGGCGCGCCGCGGTGGTCCTGCTCCCGCTGGGCGCCGTGGCGCAGTTCGCGTACCGGCACTCGCTGATCGGCGTCGTCATCTCGGCGGCGCTGCTCGCACCGCTGCTGCGCCACCGCGACGAGTTCGCGGCCCTGCCCGATCCGCGCAGCCGGTGGCGCGCGCTCGCCAACTTCGTCCTCATGGGCGCCGGTTCCCTCGTCCTCGGTCTCCTCATCGTCAGCGTCCACGAGAACCGCATGATCGGCGACCCGAGCCTGGCCGACCGCATCACCCACGTCCTGTACGGACTGGTCGGCTTCGAGGGCCCCGTCGACTACGCCGGACCCACCTCCTGGACGGTCGCCTTCTCCCTCGGCGCGCTCGGCTGGCTGACCGCCGTCACCACCGTCTACCTCGCCTTCCGCCCCGAGCACCCCGCCGCCCGCCTCACCGAGGACGACGAGGTCAGGCTCCGCGCCCTGCTCGACCGGCACGGCAGCCGCGACTCCCTCGGCCACTTCGCGCTCCGCCGCGACAAGGCGGTCGTCTTCTCGCCCAGCGGCAAGGCGGCGGTGACCTACCGGGTGGTCTCCGGAGTGATGCTCGCCAGCGGCGACCCCATCGGCGACGTGGAGGCCTGGCCCGGCGCCATCGAGCGCTTCATGGACGAGGCACGGGCGCACTCCTGGACCCCCGCCGTCATGGGCTGCTCCGAGACGGGGGGCGAGGTGTGGACCCGCGAAACCGGCCTCGACGCCCTCGAACTGGGGGACGAGGCGGTGGTGGATGTCGCGGATTTCTCCCTGGCCGGGCGCGCGATGCGGAACGTGCGCCAGATGGTGAAGCGCATCGAGCGGGCTGGCTACGAGACACGGGTACGGCGCATCCGTGACCTCGGCGAGGGCGAACTGGACCGGATACGGCGCGCCGCCGAGGACTGGCGCGGCACCGACACCGAACGTGGTTTCTCCATGGCGCTCGGCCGGATCGGTGACCCCTCCGACGGGGACTGTCTGATCGCCACCGCCCACAAGGCCGACGACCGGCCCGGACCGTACGGCGATCTGAAGGCCGTCCTGCACTTCGTGCCCTGGGGCACCGACGGGGTCTCCCTGGACCTCATGCGGCGCGACCGCGCCGCCGACCCCGGCATGAACGAACTCCTCATCGTGGCGGCGCTCCAGGCGGCCCCCCGCCTCGGCGTGGAACGGGTCTCCCTCAACTTCGCCATGTTCCGCTCGGCGCTCGCCCGCGGCGAGAAGATCGGCGCCGGGCCCGTGCTGCGCGCCTGGCGCGGACTGCTCGTGTTCCTCTCCCGCTGGTTCCAGATCGAGTCGCTGTACAAGTTCAACGCGAAGTTCCGCCCCCGCTGGGAGCCGCGCTTCGTCGTCTACGCCTCCTCCCGCGACCTCCCCCGCATCGGCCTCGCCGCGATGCAGGCCGAGGGCTTCGTGAACCTCGCCCTCCCCCGCCTCCTGCGCCGACGCCCCCGGGCTCCCCGCCCCTGCGCGCACGCACCGGCGGAACGCGACGTCAGAGCGGCCTAG
- the folP gene encoding dihydropteroate synthase, translating to MSIERGRGRVAGLPTWDRCAVMGVVNVTPDSFSDGGHWFNTTAAVKHGLDLVAEGADLVDVGGESTRPGATRVDEAEELKRVIPVVRGLAAEGVTVSVDTMRASVAEQSLAAGAALVNDVSGGLADPAMLPAVAAAGAPFVVMHWRGFLAGGNVRGVYEDVVSEVVDELHARVAAVIEAGVAADRIVVDPGLGFSKDPGHDLALLAHLDRLRALGHPLLVAASRKRFLGHVLADPKGAPPPARERDAATAAVSAIAAQHGAWAVRVHEVRATADAVRVARAVEGARTGGPSGSVGRPAAEGAR from the coding sequence ATGAGCATCGAGCGCGGGCGCGGCCGAGTCGCGGGACTGCCGACGTGGGACCGCTGCGCGGTCATGGGGGTCGTGAACGTCACCCCCGACTCCTTCTCCGACGGCGGCCACTGGTTCAACACGACGGCGGCCGTCAAACACGGCCTCGACCTGGTCGCCGAGGGCGCCGACCTGGTGGACGTGGGCGGCGAGTCCACCCGCCCCGGAGCCACCCGCGTCGACGAGGCGGAAGAGCTCAAACGCGTCATCCCCGTCGTCCGCGGCCTCGCCGCCGAGGGCGTCACCGTCTCCGTGGACACCATGCGGGCCTCCGTCGCCGAGCAGTCCCTCGCCGCCGGAGCGGCCCTCGTCAACGACGTCAGCGGCGGCCTCGCCGACCCCGCGATGCTCCCGGCCGTCGCCGCGGCCGGCGCCCCCTTCGTCGTCATGCACTGGCGCGGCTTCCTCGCGGGCGGGAACGTGCGGGGCGTGTACGAGGACGTGGTCTCCGAAGTCGTCGACGAGCTGCACGCACGCGTGGCGGCCGTCATCGAGGCCGGTGTCGCCGCCGACCGGATCGTCGTCGACCCCGGGCTCGGCTTCTCCAAGGACCCCGGCCACGACCTCGCGCTCCTCGCCCACCTCGACCGCCTCCGCGCCCTCGGCCACCCCCTGCTGGTCGCCGCCTCCCGCAAGCGTTTCCTCGGCCACGTCCTGGCCGACCCGAAGGGCGCGCCGCCGCCCGCGCGCGAGCGCGACGCCGCCACCGCCGCCGTCTCCGCGATCGCCGCCCAGCACGGCGCCTGGGCGGTCCGCGTGCACGAGGTCAGGGCCACCGCCGACGCCGTACGGGTCGCCCGCGCCGTCGAGGGTGCCCGCACCGGCGGGCCGTCCGGCTCCGTCGGCCGTCCTGCCGCAGAGGGAGCCCGGTGA
- a CDS encoding nuclear transport factor 2 family protein produces the protein MSTPQTDVEQVEGANTAFYEALERGDFEALSGLWLAPLDTSDDDFEGEGAVVSCVHPGWPVLNGRGEVLRSYALIMANTEYIQFFLTDVHVSVSGDTALVTCTENILSGGPAPDDGEELGPLVGQLVVATNVFRRTPEGWKLWSHHASPVLAESGEEDDEDTAG, from the coding sequence GTGAGCACACCGCAGACCGACGTCGAGCAGGTCGAAGGCGCCAACACGGCGTTCTACGAGGCGCTGGAGCGGGGCGACTTCGAGGCCCTCTCCGGCCTGTGGCTGGCCCCGCTGGACACGTCCGACGACGACTTCGAGGGCGAGGGCGCGGTCGTGTCCTGCGTCCACCCGGGCTGGCCCGTCCTCAACGGCCGGGGCGAGGTCCTCCGCTCGTACGCGCTGATCATGGCGAACACCGAGTACATCCAGTTCTTCCTCACCGACGTGCATGTCTCCGTCTCCGGCGACACCGCGCTCGTCACCTGCACGGAGAACATCCTCAGCGGGGGCCCGGCACCCGACGACGGCGAGGAGCTCGGCCCGCTCGTCGGCCAGCTCGTCGTCGCCACGAACGTCTTCCGCCGCACCCCCGAGGGCTGGAAGCTCTGGTCGCACCACGCCTCGCCCGTGCTCGCCGAATCCGGTGAGGAAGACGACGAGGACACCGCCGGTTGA
- the folB gene encoding dihydroneopterin aldolase: protein MDRVALRGLKARGHHGVFQREREEGQTFIVDLTLGLDIRPAAADDDLAKTVHYGIVAEEVVAVVQGEPVDLIETLAERIAQTCLKHDGVLEVEVCVHKPDAPITVPFDDVTVTITRSRA, encoded by the coding sequence GTGGATCGTGTCGCGCTGCGCGGCCTCAAGGCCCGCGGGCACCACGGCGTCTTCCAGAGGGAGCGCGAGGAGGGCCAGACCTTCATCGTGGACCTGACGCTGGGCCTGGACATCCGGCCGGCCGCGGCCGACGACGACCTGGCGAAGACCGTGCACTACGGCATCGTGGCGGAGGAGGTCGTCGCCGTCGTCCAGGGCGAGCCCGTCGACCTCATCGAGACGCTCGCCGAGCGCATCGCCCAGACGTGCCTCAAGCACGACGGGGTCCTGGAGGTCGAGGTCTGCGTCCACAAACCGGACGCGCCGATCACGGTTCCCTTCGACGACGTGACCGTCACGATCACCCGGAGCCGAGCATGA
- the folK gene encoding 2-amino-4-hydroxy-6-hydroxymethyldihydropteridine diphosphokinase translates to MTAASFTEGPSDPTVQPVPASVVERVDAADSTLQNPRRAVISLGSNLGNRLETLQGAIDALEDTPGVRVKAVSPVYETEPWGVEPDSQPSYFNAVVVLRTTLPPSSLLERAHAVEEAFHRVRDEHWGPRTIDVDIVAYADLVSDDPVLTLPHPRAHERAFVLAPWHDVDPEAQLPGRGAVAQLLTTVTRDGVAPRADLELRLPE, encoded by the coding sequence ATGACCGCCGCGTCCTTCACCGAGGGTCCGAGCGACCCGACCGTACAGCCGGTGCCCGCCTCGGTCGTCGAGCGCGTGGACGCCGCCGACTCGACCCTGCAGAACCCCCGGCGCGCCGTGATCTCCCTCGGCTCGAACCTGGGCAACCGCCTGGAGACCCTCCAGGGCGCCATCGACGCCCTGGAGGACACCCCCGGCGTCCGCGTCAAAGCGGTCTCCCCGGTCTACGAGACGGAGCCGTGGGGCGTCGAACCGGACAGCCAGCCCTCGTACTTCAACGCGGTCGTGGTGCTCCGGACCACCCTGCCGCCGTCCTCGCTCCTGGAGCGGGCGCACGCGGTAGAGGAGGCCTTCCACCGCGTACGGGACGAGCACTGGGGCCCCCGCACCATCGACGTGGACATCGTCGCGTACGCCGACCTCGTCTCGGACGACCCGGTGCTGACGCTCCCTCACCCGCGCGCCCACGAGCGGGCCTTCGTCCTCGCCCCCTGGCACGACGTCGACCCCGAGGCGCAGCTTCCCGGCCGCGGTGCCGTCGCCCAGCTCCTCACCACGGTCACGCGGGACGGCGTCGCTCCCCGCGCGGACCTGGAACTCCGGCTGCCCGAGTAG
- a CDS encoding DUF3180 domain-containing protein: MKELRIRTLAAVFVVAGVLSWAGARLWAAVGTLPRVPLAAPIVLALIAIVLLATALSLRARLKAQRERRPGAKGVDPLMAARAVVFGQASALVAALVAGLYGGTGVFLLESLEVPARRDQAIYAGFSVVAGIAVIAAGFFLERVCKLPEDDDEHHGGAAPVA, from the coding sequence GTGAAAGAGCTGCGCATCAGGACACTGGCCGCGGTGTTCGTCGTGGCCGGAGTGCTGTCCTGGGCGGGCGCCCGCCTGTGGGCCGCGGTGGGCACGCTCCCCCGGGTCCCGCTGGCTGCGCCCATCGTGCTCGCCCTGATCGCGATCGTCCTCCTCGCGACGGCCCTGTCGCTGCGCGCCCGCCTCAAGGCGCAGCGCGAGCGCCGCCCCGGCGCCAAGGGCGTCGATCCGCTGATGGCGGCCCGCGCGGTCGTCTTCGGCCAGGCGAGCGCCCTGGTCGCCGCCCTGGTGGCGGGACTGTACGGCGGGACCGGCGTCTTCCTCCTGGAGTCCCTGGAGGTCCCCGCCCGCCGCGACCAGGCGATCTACGCCGGGTTCTCCGTCGTCGCCGGCATCGCCGTCATAGCGGCCGGTTTCTTCCTGGAGCGTGTCTGCAAGCTCCCGGAGGACGACGACGAACACCACGGCGGCGCGGCCCCGGTTGCCTGA
- the folE gene encoding GTP cyclohydrolase I FolE gives MTDPVTLDGEATIGEFDEKRAENAVRELLIAVGEDPDREGLRETPGRVARAYKEIFAGLRQQPEDVLTTTFDLGHDEMVLVKDIEVFSTCEHHLVPFRGVAHVGYIPAATGKITGLSKLARLVDVFARRPQVQERLTTQIADSLMEILEPRGVIVVIECEHMCMSMRGIRKPGAKTITSAVRGQLRDAATRNEAMSLIMAR, from the coding sequence ATGACCGACCCCGTGACGCTGGACGGCGAGGCCACGATCGGCGAGTTCGACGAGAAGCGCGCCGAGAACGCCGTACGCGAGCTGCTGATAGCCGTCGGCGAGGACCCGGACCGCGAGGGGCTCAGAGAGACGCCGGGGCGTGTGGCGCGGGCGTACAAGGAGATCTTCGCGGGACTGCGGCAGCAGCCGGAGGACGTGCTGACGACGACGTTCGACCTGGGCCACGACGAGATGGTCCTGGTGAAGGACATCGAGGTCTTCAGCACCTGTGAGCACCACCTGGTGCCGTTCCGGGGCGTCGCCCACGTCGGCTACATCCCGGCGGCCACCGGAAAGATCACCGGCTTGTCGAAGCTGGCGCGCCTCGTCGACGTCTTCGCCCGGCGCCCGCAGGTGCAGGAGCGGCTGACGACCCAGATCGCCGACTCGCTGATGGAGATCCTGGAGCCGCGCGGTGTGATCGTGGTCATCGAGTGCGAGCACATGTGCATGTCGATGCGCGGTATCCGCAAGCCCGGCGCGAAGACCATCACGTCGGCGGTCCGCGGACAGCTGCGGGACGCGGCGACGCGCAACGAGGCGATGAGCCTCATCATGGCCCGCTAG